From a single Paenibacillus sp. FSL R5-0345 genomic region:
- a CDS encoding ABC transporter substrate-binding protein: MKNIKKYLGLMLVMSMVVVLAAGCGNKENNAASNDGNASSGKKGSVYFLNFKPEIAEIYEKIAKDYEAETGVKVKVVTAAAGTYETKLKSEISKSDAPTIFQINGPVGFQSWKDYTLDLKDTKLYSYLSDKSLAVTEGEGVYGIPYVVEGYGIIYNDAIMKKYFALADKAVSISSTTEINNFETLKAVVEDMTAKKDQLGIKGVFASTSLAAGEQWRWQTHLANLPLYYEFKDNTEFDNTVLAGLASKEVEFKYNDKFKNIFDLYIKNSVTKEALLGSKSVADSMAEFALGNAAMVQNGNWAWSQINDVDGNVVKAEEIKFLPIYTGMEGEEKQGLAVGTENYLAINSKASAENQQASIAFLEWLFSSEKGKAYVTNDLGFIAPFNTFEDSEKPADPLAKEVSAWMEKDLTSVAWTFAAFPSEEFKNVFGDALLQYAQGNKTWDEVVTIFKDTWKAEKAK, translated from the coding sequence ATGAAGAACATTAAAAAATATCTAGGGCTCATGTTGGTTATGTCTATGGTAGTAGTCTTGGCAGCAGGGTGCGGGAATAAAGAAAACAATGCTGCCTCTAACGATGGGAACGCTTCATCTGGTAAAAAAGGATCGGTTTACTTTTTAAACTTCAAGCCTGAAATTGCAGAAATATATGAAAAAATAGCTAAGGATTACGAAGCAGAGACAGGCGTTAAAGTAAAAGTGGTAACGGCTGCCGCAGGTACTTATGAAACCAAATTGAAATCTGAGATTTCTAAGTCAGATGCACCTACAATCTTCCAAATTAACGGACCTGTTGGTTTTCAATCTTGGAAAGATTATACCTTGGATTTGAAGGATACTAAGCTGTACAGCTATCTGTCCGATAAAAGCTTGGCTGTAACAGAAGGTGAAGGCGTATATGGTATCCCTTACGTAGTTGAAGGCTACGGTATCATCTACAACGATGCAATTATGAAGAAATACTTTGCCTTGGCTGATAAAGCTGTATCCATCTCTTCCACGACTGAAATCAATAATTTCGAGACCTTGAAAGCAGTAGTAGAAGATATGACTGCTAAAAAAGATCAACTGGGTATTAAGGGTGTATTTGCTTCCACTTCCCTCGCTGCTGGTGAGCAATGGAGATGGCAGACTCACTTGGCTAACTTGCCGCTGTACTATGAATTCAAAGACAACACTGAGTTTGATAACACCGTACTTGCGGGTTTAGCTTCTAAAGAAGTTGAATTCAAATATAACGATAAATTCAAAAACATTTTCGATCTTTACATCAAAAACTCTGTGACTAAAGAAGCGCTTCTAGGTAGTAAATCTGTAGCTGATTCCATGGCTGAGTTCGCACTGGGTAATGCAGCTATGGTTCAAAACGGTAACTGGGCGTGGTCACAAATCAATGATGTAGACGGTAACGTAGTTAAAGCTGAAGAGATCAAATTCTTGCCTATCTACACAGGTATGGAAGGCGAGGAAAAACAAGGTCTGGCTGTAGGTACAGAAAACTATTTGGCAATCAACAGCAAAGCATCTGCTGAGAATCAACAAGCTTCTATCGCATTCTTGGAATGGTTGTTCTCCAGTGAAAAAGGTAAAGCTTATGTAACGAATGACTTAGGTTTCATCGCTCCATTCAACACTTTCGAAGATAGCGAAAAACCAGCAGACCCACTGGCTAAAGAAGTGTCCGCTTGGATGGAAAAAGATCTGACTTCCGTAGCTTGGACATTTGCAGCATTCCCAAGTGAGGAGTTCAAAAATGTCTTTGGTGATGCGCTCTTGCAGTACGCTCAAGGTAACAAAACTTGGGATGAAGTTGTAACGATCTTCAAGGACACTTGGAAGGCTGAAAAAGCAAAATAA
- a CDS encoding carbohydrate ABC transporter permease, with translation MEKSIKKYFALFALPTIIAFGIAFVVPFLLGIYLSFTEFTTVNDAKWIGFGNYVKAFSNQEFLNALGFTVKFTVLSVLTINVFAFILAMLLTRKLKGTNVFRTIFFMPNLIGGIVLGYIWQLIFNGILYKFGVTLTSDATYGFWGLIILMNWQLIGYMMIIYVAGIQNVPKDIVEAARIDGASRSKILRNVTIPLVMPSITICLFLTLSNSFKLFDQNLALTAGAPSKQTSMLALDIYNTFYAKTGWEGVGQAKAVVFFALVALIALVQLVITRRKEVEN, from the coding sequence ATGGAAAAATCGATAAAAAAATATTTTGCTCTTTTTGCATTACCGACCATAATAGCCTTTGGAATCGCTTTTGTTGTACCATTTCTGCTAGGTATATATTTATCCTTTACAGAGTTTACTACAGTCAATGATGCTAAATGGATAGGTTTTGGCAATTACGTTAAGGCATTCTCAAATCAAGAATTCCTAAATGCGCTGGGCTTTACGGTTAAGTTTACAGTTCTATCGGTTCTTACGATTAATGTGTTCGCTTTCATTCTGGCGATGTTGTTAACTAGAAAACTAAAAGGCACTAACGTATTTAGAACTATCTTTTTCATGCCTAACTTGATAGGCGGTATCGTATTAGGATACATTTGGCAGTTGATCTTTAATGGAATCCTGTATAAATTTGGTGTTACTTTGACCTCAGATGCTACTTATGGATTTTGGGGATTAATCATCCTTATGAATTGGCAATTGATAGGGTACATGATGATTATCTATGTTGCAGGTATTCAAAATGTGCCTAAGGATATAGTAGAAGCCGCAAGAATTGATGGAGCTTCACGTTCTAAGATATTACGTAATGTGACCATCCCGCTCGTAATGCCGTCTATCACCATTTGTTTGTTTTTAACCTTATCGAATTCATTCAAATTGTTTGACCAAAACTTAGCATTGACCGCTGGTGCTCCGTCTAAGCAGACATCCATGTTGGCACTGGACATCTACAATACATTCTACGCAAAAACAGGGTGGGAAGGTGTGGGTCAAGCGAAGGCCGTCGTATTCTTTGCTTTAGTAGCCTTAATCGCCTTAGTACAACTTGTCATTACTAGAAGAAAGGAGGTTGAGAACTAA
- a CDS encoding carbohydrate ABC transporter permease — MQQTRAKDYSIFTILLVLAIAFLSPIFIVLMNSFKGKFYISDTPFLFPNETTFVGLKNYTSGVAKIDFFSAFGMSLFITVCSVAVIVLFTSMTAWYITRVKSKFTNLMYYAFVFSMIVPFQMVMFTMTKTANVLHLDNPIGIILIYLGFGSGLSVFMFSGFVKSIPLEVEEAVMIDGCNPPQAFFRVVLPILKPIAVTVAILNVMWVWNDFLLPDLLIGTEYKTIPIAIQYLKGGYGSIDMGAMMAMLVLAIVPIIIFYLTCQKYIIEGVVAGAVKG; from the coding sequence ATGCAACAGACTAGAGCAAAAGACTACTCCATTTTCACTATTTTGTTGGTCTTGGCCATTGCGTTCTTATCTCCGATCTTTATTGTTCTAATGAACTCCTTCAAAGGTAAGTTCTACATTAGTGATACGCCTTTTTTATTCCCTAATGAAACTACATTTGTTGGTTTAAAGAACTATACTAGCGGTGTAGCGAAGATCGATTTCTTTAGTGCTTTCGGAATGTCCTTGTTTATCACCGTGTGTTCGGTTGCTGTAATCGTGTTATTCACTTCCATGACCGCATGGTATATTACTCGGGTGAAATCAAAATTCACGAACTTAATGTACTACGCATTTGTGTTCTCAATGATCGTACCTTTCCAAATGGTTATGTTCACAATGACTAAGACAGCCAATGTGCTGCATCTCGATAATCCGATTGGAATTATCTTGATCTATTTAGGATTTGGCTCAGGGCTATCCGTCTTTATGTTTAGTGGATTTGTGAAGTCCATACCGCTTGAAGTTGAAGAAGCAGTTATGATTGATGGATGTAATCCACCGCAAGCCTTCTTTAGAGTGGTACTGCCCATCCTTAAGCCTATAGCTGTAACCGTAGCGATCCTAAATGTAATGTGGGTATGGAATGACTTCCTGTTGCCGGATCTGCTGATCGGTACTGAATACAAAACAATTCCTATTGCGATACAGTACCTAAAAGGCGGTTACGGATCGATTGATATGGGAGCTATGATGGCGATGCTTGTATTAGCTATTGTACCGATTATCATTTTCTACCTCACCTGCCAAAAATACATTATTGAGGGTGTTGTTGCAGGAGCTGTGAAGGGTTAA
- a CDS encoding LacI family DNA-binding transcriptional regulator yields MERLTIIDIAKLCGVGVTTVSRAINNHPDINEETKAMVMKVIKENHYVPNNSARNLKRSDSKTIAVLIKGISNPFFSPMIKVFEKEIQRKKYSFILQRVDENQDEIEVAIELEKEKRLKGIVFLGGLFSHSQEKLQQLTVPFVLSTIGMTEEFDLSNYSSVSVDDFNESYKIVDYLCNLGHEKIAVITAPEDDVSIGKLRYEGYKKALSDHGIVYNERLVRRMKEDIDSYSMENGYAVTKELLDSGEEFTAIFTLSDSMALGACKAIFEAGKRVPEDYSVAGYDGLDISFYYNPSITTIKQPVVEIAEATIKILFDLINKKVSHAHQIFPAELIVRESTRSIL; encoded by the coding sequence ATGGAGAGATTGACTATAATAGATATCGCCAAATTATGTGGGGTTGGCGTGACTACAGTATCCAGAGCGATAAATAATCATCCTGATATTAATGAAGAAACAAAAGCGATGGTGATGAAAGTCATCAAAGAGAACCATTATGTACCGAATAACAGTGCCAGAAATTTAAAACGTTCCGATTCGAAAACGATTGCAGTATTGATCAAAGGGATATCTAATCCATTTTTCAGCCCGATGATTAAAGTATTTGAAAAAGAGATCCAACGAAAGAAGTACTCCTTTATCCTACAGCGAGTCGATGAGAATCAAGATGAGATCGAAGTGGCAATTGAGCTGGAGAAAGAAAAGCGTCTGAAGGGAATTGTGTTCCTTGGGGGATTATTCTCACACTCTCAAGAAAAATTACAGCAATTAACGGTTCCATTTGTCCTCAGCACGATCGGAATGACGGAAGAGTTTGATCTAAGTAACTATTCTTCTGTATCTGTAGATGACTTTAATGAGAGTTATAAAATTGTAGATTATTTATGTAATCTGGGACATGAGAAAATCGCAGTCATTACCGCGCCCGAAGATGATGTAAGTATCGGTAAGTTGAGATATGAAGGGTATAAGAAGGCTCTTTCTGATCATGGAATAGTTTATAATGAACGGCTAGTACGGCGGATGAAAGAAGATATTGATAGCTATAGTATGGAAAATGGGTATGCGGTTACAAAAGAACTACTGGATTCAGGGGAAGAGTTTACTGCTATTTTCACCTTATCGGATAGTATGGCCCTCGGTGCTTGTAAAGCAATATTTGAAGCGGGCAAGCGAGTTCCTGAAGATTACTCTGTAGCTGGTTATGACGGACTGGATATTTCTTTCTATTATAATCCCTCTATCACTACCATCAAACAGCCAGTAGTAGAAATTGCGGAGGCGACGATTAAGATTCTTTTTGATCTCATTAATAAGAAGGTCAGTCATGCGCATCAGATTTTCCCTGCAGAACTAATCGTTAGAGAATCTACGAGATCTATATTGTAG
- a CDS encoding GerAB/ArcD/ProY family transporter translates to MLEKGKISNRQLTILVMLLTIGDSILVIPPSTTHYARQNAWISTIIGMVAGLLTTYMYSRFVKAYPNLTLIQAIQKALGKWIGTILSLMTLMFFLMIGVGSMREISDFVVSEMLQGTPIPSILILFILIVIMATRLGIEVIGRAGEIFTPMIIILFLVLTVAIIPQIEFVRITPILEDGIKPVLRGAISITAYTFLEPVVFLMFLPYVNQQQKITKSLLQGCFLGGIIIFLTLSVSILVLGPDLTTRDIYPSYNIARRISVGGFFERVEALIALQWMLTLFIKVTLFFYAFILGVSQLFKLKEFRVLTLPTGLILVALAPLIAPNYTYYNTVFDNYLVYYVITFGFFLPLVLLGVAMFRRALHKDLKSRN, encoded by the coding sequence ATGCTGGAAAAAGGAAAAATAAGTAATCGTCAGCTAACCATTCTGGTTATGCTTCTTACTATCGGGGATTCCATTCTCGTAATCCCCCCTTCTACTACACACTACGCCAGACAAAACGCCTGGATTTCCACCATAATTGGAATGGTAGCTGGATTGTTAACCACCTATATGTACAGTAGGTTCGTTAAAGCATACCCCAATCTAACGCTAATTCAGGCGATTCAAAAGGCACTTGGAAAATGGATAGGTACAATCCTATCACTCATGACTTTAATGTTTTTTCTTATGATTGGCGTTGGAAGTATGCGAGAGATCAGTGATTTCGTGGTTTCAGAAATGTTGCAAGGAACCCCTATCCCATCCATTCTAATCTTGTTCATACTGATCGTGATTATGGCGACGCGGCTCGGTATTGAGGTTATAGGACGGGCTGGGGAAATCTTTACGCCCATGATTATTATCCTATTTCTAGTTCTGACGGTCGCAATTATTCCTCAGATAGAATTTGTCAGAATAACTCCCATATTGGAGGATGGCATAAAGCCAGTGTTGAGAGGGGCTATCTCTATTACGGCTTACACCTTTTTAGAACCGGTTGTCTTTCTAATGTTTCTACCTTATGTAAACCAACAACAAAAGATAACAAAAAGCTTACTACAAGGCTGCTTCCTCGGTGGTATTATAATCTTCCTAACGCTCTCAGTTTCCATTTTAGTACTAGGTCCCGATCTGACAACTAGAGACATATACCCTAGTTATAATATAGCAAGGCGAATATCTGTGGGCGGATTCTTTGAGCGGGTGGAAGCCCTGATAGCTCTACAATGGATGTTAACCCTGTTTATAAAAGTAACTTTGTTCTTCTATGCATTCATTCTAGGGGTATCCCAATTATTCAAACTAAAAGAGTTTCGCGTGCTAACCTTACCCACAGGGTTAATTTTGGTTGCTCTAGCACCTCTCATTGCCCCGAACTATACATATTACAACACAGTTTTCGATAATTATTTGGTGTACTATGTTATAACCTTCGGATTTTTTCTACCCTTGGTGTTGTTAGGTGTGGCGATGTTTCGGAGAGCACTGCATAAAGACTTGAAATCTCGAAACTAA
- a CDS encoding Ger(x)C family spore germination protein, which translates to MRRRSLLLCIVILLQIFITGCWSRRELNDLAITVGLGIDKIGDQYQVSAQVVLPSQIAGSKGGSPQSPVNLYKATGSTVYEAVRKITTLSPRKIYIAHLRILVLGEDLAKEGISPVLDLLSRDTEVRNDFFIVVSKNSKASDALKILTSLEKIPAMRLYSSLETSEKQWAPTSTVTLGTLTTELVTKGKNPVLTGVIIDGNVDVGETQQNVETVDSPTELKYSGLAVFKEDKLIGWLNQEESKVYNYLTNKVKSTVFYIKCPEGNKVSLDVFEAHSKIKSSMKNGKPEISIEQHIESNLGEVQCRNLDLTNPKTITELEQIANQKVELLFENTIKKVQQQYKSDIFGFGEVVHRSDPQAWKKLKDNWDQIFANLPVSVKTDIKIRLLGKITNSFLEEMK; encoded by the coding sequence ATGAGACGAAGATCACTCCTACTTTGCATTGTTATACTCTTACAAATATTCATAACAGGTTGCTGGAGTCGCCGTGAATTGAACGATCTTGCGATTACTGTCGGGCTCGGCATTGATAAGATCGGAGATCAATATCAAGTTTCTGCACAAGTGGTGTTACCCAGTCAGATTGCAGGCTCAAAGGGCGGAAGTCCTCAGTCACCCGTAAACCTATATAAAGCCACTGGAAGCACCGTTTATGAAGCCGTAAGGAAAATCACAACCCTTAGCCCCCGCAAAATTTACATCGCTCATTTGCGAATATTAGTTCTGGGCGAAGATTTAGCAAAGGAAGGAATCAGTCCAGTTCTTGATCTCTTGTCTAGAGATACCGAAGTGAGAAATGATTTTTTTATAGTCGTATCCAAAAACTCCAAAGCATCAGATGCTTTGAAAATATTAACCAGCCTCGAAAAGATTCCTGCCATGCGATTATATTCTAGTCTGGAAACATCGGAGAAACAATGGGCACCTACATCTACTGTGACCTTAGGAACATTGACAACAGAGCTTGTTACTAAAGGTAAGAATCCAGTCCTAACAGGGGTTATCATCGATGGAAATGTAGATGTGGGAGAAACTCAACAGAATGTTGAAACAGTTGACTCTCCAACAGAATTGAAATACTCCGGATTGGCTGTATTTAAAGAGGACAAATTGATTGGCTGGCTAAATCAAGAGGAATCAAAAGTATATAACTATTTAACCAATAAGGTGAAGAGCACCGTATTCTACATCAAGTGCCCCGAAGGAAATAAGGTGTCTCTTGATGTATTTGAAGCCCACTCCAAAATAAAAAGTAGCATGAAAAACGGCAAGCCAGAAATCAGTATAGAACAACACATAGAATCAAATTTAGGAGAGGTTCAATGTAGAAATCTAGACCTGACCAATCCAAAGACCATCACCGAATTAGAACAAATCGCTAACCAGAAGGTAGAACTTTTATTCGAAAATACTATTAAGAAAGTACAACAACAATATAAATCTGATATTTTTGGATTTGGCGAGGTTGTACATCGCTCTGATCCACAGGCATGGAAGAAACTAAAAGACAATTGGGATCAAATCTTTGCTAACCTGCCAGTAAGTGTAAAGACAGACATTAAAATTCGCCTGTTAGGAAAAATAACTAACTCTTTCTTAGAAGAGATGAAGTGA
- a CDS encoding spore germination protein translates to MGFLNRTITKIFKNPTSGYPNPNREIPKEPIKTNLQDNIEHIKTALGNSTDLVIRDFFIGSKQQMKAAIFYTDGLADSKAIQDFILESLILEIPDLSLEPEKDNYSLLKNHMLTVGEIKDATEFNSLMTSLLSGDVILLLDGYAKGFMIGMRGWKDRGVTESSTETVIRGPKEAFTESIRTNTALIRRKIKDPNLWLETQPIGRVTQTDVAIMYIKGIVDDGVVQEVHSRLDRIDIDGILESGYIEELIEDETYTPFPTIHHTERPDVIAAGLMEGKVAILVDGTPEVMMVPTIFVSFMQTAEDYYQRADVSTLVRMLRYFCIFISLLAPSLYVAITTFHQEMLPTTLLISLAAQREGVPLPAFIEALLMELAFEIIREASVRMPQTIAQSVSIVGTLVIGTAAVDAGIVSAAMLIVVAITAISSFVLPAFDLALTVRMLRFPMMFLAASFGLFGIIIGIIAIVLHMCSLRSFGVPYMSPLAPFNLVDQKDTFFRMPRWAMFTRPKLINQKNLVREKSTPPEKPGDVTEE, encoded by the coding sequence ATGGGATTTCTAAACAGAACAATAACTAAAATATTCAAAAACCCTACATCAGGATACCCCAACCCCAATAGAGAAATACCTAAAGAACCTATCAAGACAAACCTTCAAGATAATATTGAACATATAAAAACAGCGCTCGGCAATAGCACAGACCTTGTAATCAGAGATTTCTTCATTGGCTCCAAGCAACAGATGAAGGCTGCTATTTTCTATACAGATGGACTGGCTGACAGTAAAGCTATTCAGGATTTCATTCTAGAGTCTCTTATCTTAGAAATTCCAGATTTGAGCTTAGAACCTGAGAAAGACAACTATTCCTTATTAAAAAATCACATGCTTACCGTAGGTGAAATCAAAGACGCAACGGAGTTCAATTCTTTAATGACCTCCCTCTTATCCGGAGATGTGATTCTCTTGCTAGATGGATACGCCAAGGGTTTCATGATAGGTATGCGTGGTTGGAAAGATCGTGGTGTAACAGAAAGTTCCACCGAAACGGTGATCCGTGGGCCTAAGGAAGCTTTCACAGAAAGCATACGTACCAACACTGCATTAATCCGGCGAAAAATAAAAGACCCTAACCTATGGTTAGAAACGCAACCCATTGGACGGGTTACCCAAACAGATGTTGCGATTATGTATATCAAAGGAATTGTAGATGACGGGGTGGTGCAAGAAGTACATTCACGTTTAGATCGGATCGATATTGACGGAATCTTGGAGAGTGGTTATATCGAGGAATTAATCGAGGATGAAACCTATACTCCATTTCCAACTATTCATCATACCGAACGTCCTGATGTTATTGCAGCTGGTCTTATGGAAGGGAAAGTAGCTATTTTAGTAGATGGCACCCCTGAAGTGATGATGGTTCCTACCATTTTCGTTTCCTTCATGCAGACCGCAGAGGACTATTACCAACGTGCGGATGTCAGCACCCTAGTTCGGATGCTCCGTTATTTCTGTATATTCATATCCCTGCTAGCCCCATCTTTATATGTAGCTATTACTACCTTCCATCAAGAGATGTTGCCCACAACGCTGCTAATTAGTTTAGCTGCTCAACGGGAAGGCGTGCCGCTTCCAGCATTTATTGAAGCCCTCTTAATGGAGCTTGCCTTTGAGATTATAAGAGAAGCTAGTGTAAGAATGCCTCAAACCATAGCCCAATCTGTCTCTATTGTGGGAACTTTAGTGATAGGGACCGCAGCAGTTGATGCCGGTATTGTTTCTGCCGCCATGCTCATTGTTGTCGCAATCACAGCTATTTCCAGCTTTGTTCTGCCAGCCTTTGATCTCGCCTTGACGGTCAGAATGCTTCGTTTTCCAATGATGTTTCTAGCCGCTTCCTTCGGATTGTTCGGAATCATTATCGGGATTATTGCAATTGTTCTGCACATGTGCAGTTTACGCTCCTTTGGAGTTCCTTATATGAGCCCGCTAGCTCCGTTTAATCTTGTTGATCAAAAGGACACCTTTTTCCGAATGCCTCGTTGGGCTATGTTTACCCGTCCTAAGCTAATCAATCAAAAAAATCTCGTTCGGGAGAAGAGTACACCACCGGAAAAACCGGGAGATGTAACGGAGGAATAA
- the udk gene encoding uridine kinase, whose amino-acid sequence MLIIGIAGGTGSGKTTVARSVIDRLGTGKVTFISQDNYYKDHSHLSFAERESINYDHPFAFDNELLIEHLKCLREDRAAYAPVYDFTVHARSTTETVELKPNNIVIIEGLHVLSDENLRDMLDIKVFVDADPDVRILRRVLRDIEERGRSIQSIHHQYLSTVKPMHEAFIEPSKKYADLIIPEGGHNEVGIQLLSILTEKHLYNDWTS is encoded by the coding sequence ATGCTCATTATTGGTATCGCCGGCGGCACCGGCTCGGGAAAAACAACCGTAGCCCGCTCCGTCATTGACCGTCTTGGAACGGGAAAGGTAACTTTCATATCTCAAGATAACTACTATAAAGATCATTCACACCTCAGCTTCGCTGAACGTGAATCCATCAATTACGATCATCCTTTCGCTTTCGACAACGAGCTGCTGATTGAGCATCTTAAATGTCTGCGAGAAGATAGGGCCGCATATGCACCGGTGTATGACTTCACAGTTCATGCCCGCTCCACTACGGAGACTGTAGAACTGAAACCAAACAATATTGTAATTATCGAGGGGCTTCATGTTCTATCCGACGAGAACCTCCGCGATATGCTTGATATCAAAGTCTTTGTTGATGCTGATCCTGATGTACGCATCCTCCGCCGGGTACTCCGTGATATCGAGGAACGCGGTCGGAGCATTCAATCAATCCATCACCAATATTTGAGCACGGTTAAACCGATGCACGAAGCTTTTATTGAGCCATCCAAAAAATACGCCGATTTGATCATCCCTGAAGGTGGCCATAATGAGGTCGGTATCCAGTTGTTGTCCATCTTAACTGAGAAACATTTATATAACGATTGGACGTCCTAA
- a CDS encoding threonine aldolase family protein: protein MNGKKSVQEAFNETTYRIVGHGDRDVQVLKEAFEAVEDNTPSDIYGSGKVIENFQSEMAKLLGKETAVFFPSGTMAQQIALRIWCDEKGLKSVAYHPLCHLEIHEQDGLEELHHIKPVLLADKDRLITLDDVLQMKEDIACLLLELPQREIGGQLPEYQELEAISAHCRARGIKLHLDGARLLETLPYYGKTAAEICALFDSVYISLYKGIGGIAGAILAGSEAFTKQSKIWKRRHGGDLISLYPYIISSDYYYKQRVNKMQQYYEDAKELAALVNKCHAVTTLPTEPVSNMFHMHFQMSRERMEPILSSVYEATGIGLSAAIRPTGEHSSYCEISIGDKYADIPKEEVNGFLLLLDKLMHESSSEQRSK from the coding sequence ATGAACGGAAAAAAATCAGTGCAAGAGGCATTTAATGAAACGACTTATCGAATCGTAGGACATGGGGATCGGGATGTTCAAGTCTTGAAGGAAGCCTTTGAAGCTGTAGAAGATAATACGCCATCTGATATTTATGGATCGGGCAAGGTGATTGAGAATTTCCAGTCGGAAATGGCGAAGCTTTTGGGAAAAGAAACAGCAGTCTTCTTTCCGAGTGGAACGATGGCACAGCAAATCGCCTTAAGAATATGGTGTGATGAAAAAGGACTCAAGAGCGTCGCCTATCATCCTTTATGTCATTTGGAGATCCATGAGCAGGATGGGTTGGAGGAATTGCATCATATTAAGCCTGTCCTACTTGCGGATAAGGATCGACTAATTACCTTGGATGATGTATTACAAATGAAGGAGGATATTGCTTGTCTGCTGCTTGAATTACCGCAGCGTGAGATTGGCGGGCAGTTACCAGAGTATCAGGAGCTTGAAGCGATTTCTGCTCATTGCCGTGCTCGGGGAATTAAGCTGCATTTGGATGGCGCAAGATTGCTCGAGACACTTCCCTATTATGGCAAGACAGCTGCTGAGATCTGTGCCCTCTTTGATAGTGTCTATATCTCACTGTATAAAGGAATCGGAGGAATTGCAGGCGCGATTCTTGCAGGCAGTGAGGCGTTTACGAAGCAATCGAAGATATGGAAAAGGCGGCATGGTGGCGACCTAATCAGTCTGTATCCATACATTATTTCCTCTGACTATTACTACAAGCAAAGAGTAAATAAGATGCAGCAGTATTATGAAGACGCTAAGGAGCTTGCTGCTTTAGTTAATAAATGCCATGCGGTGACTACGTTACCTACTGAGCCTGTCTCCAATATGTTTCATATGCATTTTCAAATGTCTAGGGAGCGCATGGAACCAATCCTGTCTTCTGTATATGAGGCAACAGGAATCGGTTTAAGCGCAGCGATAAGACCAACGGGAGAACATAGTTCTTATTGTGAGATCAGTATTGGAGACAAGTACGCCGACATCCCTAAAGAAGAAGTAAACGGATTCTTACTGCTGCTCGATAAGCTAATGCATGAATCATCTTCTGAGCAGCGTTCGAAGTAA